In a genomic window of Halobacterium zhouii:
- a CDS encoding amphi-Trp domain-containing protein, translated as MPEVPAEEEEEPSIETVTDGYFEEEYYIGAEDAGDFLIELGEQFKEEDEITITGDDWELPFAFGEPVKLDIEFEGDGEPELEIEVELSGRVEDETPDLA; from the coding sequence ATGCCCGAAGTCCCTGCCGAAGAAGAGGAAGAACCGTCCATCGAAACAGTCACCGACGGCTACTTCGAGGAAGAATACTACATCGGCGCTGAGGATGCCGGCGACTTCTTGATCGAGCTCGGGGAGCAGTTCAAAGAGGAAGACGAGATTACCATTACCGGCGACGACTGGGAGCTGCCGTTCGCGTTCGGCGAGCCCGTCAAACTCGATATCGAATTCGAAGGCGACGGCGAGCCGGAACTGGAGATCGAAGTTGAACTCTCCGGACGTGTCGAAGACGAGACGCCGGATCTCGCATAG
- a CDS encoding DUF7504 family protein, with translation MSPYSLCSRDRRGYSFVVTTTESADRTIAVYDRLGGETGRPSISIVDTVSEQQSVSALYGETHVVFTPSPGDLERLVMALSELSDSSAPSNGAHHLVIRSLTPILKASSATRVSTVLERITGLRSESGLCLLGIDYTAHDEETMAAIATLVDGVLWVTQPSPARLAFDYQPTRGRHSRSVLDGGPDD, from the coding sequence GTGTCTCCGTATTCTCTGTGCTCAAGGGACCGAAGAGGATACAGCTTTGTCGTCACGACGACGGAGAGTGCCGATCGAACGATTGCCGTCTATGACCGTCTGGGAGGGGAGACCGGGCGACCATCGATCAGCATCGTCGACACAGTTTCAGAGCAACAATCCGTCTCAGCGCTCTATGGCGAGACACATGTCGTCTTCACACCCTCGCCGGGCGACCTTGAACGGCTGGTCATGGCCCTCTCAGAACTCTCCGACAGTTCGGCACCGAGCAATGGAGCGCATCACCTCGTCATCCGCTCGCTCACACCGATCCTCAAGGCGTCGTCTGCCACTCGTGTGAGTACTGTTCTCGAGCGAATCACTGGGCTTCGTTCCGAGTCGGGCCTCTGTCTCCTCGGGATCGACTACACCGCTCACGATGAAGAGACGATGGCAGCGATTGCTACCCTCGTTGATGGCGTGCTCTGGGTCACCCAGCCATCACCGGCCCGTCTCGCCTTCGACTATCAGCCGACGAGGGGACGACACAGTCGTTCCGTTCTCGACGGTGGTCCTGATGACTGA